The nucleotide window CGTCGCAGAACGGCGGTGATGTTCATCACCCATGATTTCGGCGTGGTGGCGGAGATCGCCGACCGTGTCGTGGTGATGCAGCACGGACTCATCGTCGAACAAGGTACGGCTTCCGATGTGCTGCACCATCCGCAGCATGCCTATACCAAACAGCTCATCGCCGCGGTGCCGCCACTGAACGCCCCTCCCCCGCGGGCGCTTGCCTCCGACAACATCCTGACGATCAGCGATGTCTCGAAGACCTATCGCACCGGCGGTTTTCTCGGGCGCGGCGCGCGGGTGACGCCGGCCGTGAAGAATGTGTCGCTCAATTTGCCCCGCGGGGCGACGCTCGGCATTGTCGGCGAATCCGGCTCGGGCAAATCGACGCTGGCGCGGTGCATCGTGCGGCTGATCGATCCGGATGCCGGCTCCATCGTCCTCGACGGCAGCGACTGGGCAAAGATGCCGCGTGAAGAGGTCCGCCGCGAGACGCGGCATATCCAGATGGTGTTTCAGGATCCGTTCGCCTCGCTCAATCCGCGCCGCAAGGCGGCCGAGCTGGTGGCACAAGGCCCGATCGTGCACGGCACGCCGCGGGCCAAGGCGATTGCGGATGCGAAAGAACTGTTCGCACTGGTCGGGCTCGATCCTTCCGCCGGCGACCGCTTTCCGCACGAATTCTCCGGCGGCCAGCGCCAGCGCATTGGCCTCGCCCGCGCACTGGCGCTGAAACCGGACGTGCTGGTGGCGGACGAGCCGGTATCGGCGCTGGATGTTTCCGTGCAGGCGCAGGTGCTGAAACTGCTCGCCGAATTGCGCGCGCGGCTCGGGCTTTCGATCGTCTTCATCACGCATGATTTGCGCGTGGCAGCGCAAATCTGCGACCTCGTCGCGGTGATGAAGGATGGCGCCGTTGTAGAACACGGGCTTGCGGCCGAGGTGTTCGGCAATCCGCAGCATCCGTATACGCGGGCGCTGCTCGACTCGATTCCCGGCGGGGAGTTTGCGCGGGAGCATGACACGGCGGCGGTGTAGTAGCTCCGTCTCCCCGCGAAGAACGGGGGAGAGGGAGAAGATCACGCCATCTCCCTGGCATCTCGCCGGCGATAGACCAGCAGCATCAGCGGCGCCAGTTTTCGCAAAATGCCGTGGGCGACGATCGGCACCGGCTCCGTGAACGGGAGTGCCAACTCGTTTTCCGGCACGCCGCGGACGGCCTTTGCCAGCTCATTGCCGAGCGGCATCGTCAGCGCCACCGCACGGCCGTTGCAGCCTGTCCAGCCGTAAGCGTTGGGACCAAGCCGATGGATGCGCGGCAGGAAATCCGTGGTCATGCCGACATAACCGTTCCAGACATAGTCGAACGAGACCTCGCCGATCTGCGGCCATAGCCGCTGCAGGCGTTCGGTGACGCGCGCCTTGATCCGTTCCACCTTGTTGCCGGGTCCGATTACCGCGCCGCCGGTGACGAGACGGTTGCGCGCGTCATAGCGCGCGAAATAGAGTTCGCCATGGGTATCCGACATCGCCTGCCGGCCGGGGATGATGGTGTTGCGGACATTGTCGGACAACGGCTGCGTCGCCATCTGCCACGACAGCACCGGCATCACCTCGCGTGCAATTTGCGGCACGAGGGATTTCGAGAACTCGCCGCTATAGGCATTGCTCGCCACGACAAGCGCGCGGCCGGAAATCTCGCCCTTTGCGGTTTTCACCACCCAGCGGTCGTTGCGGCGCTCGAAACTCTCGGCCGGCGAGCGCGCGTAGATGCGCGCGCCGAGGCCGAGCACGGTGCGCGCGAGGCCACGGGCCAGTGCCAGCGGATTGATGTGGCCGCCGGTCTTGTTCCAGAAGCCGCCGAACCAAGCATCCGAACCCAGCATGTCGCGCGTCTGCTCGCGCGACAGCAACTCAACGGGCGCGCCGAACTTCGACCACTGCCGCACGCGACGTTCGGCAATCTTGATGCGGCCGGGAGAATGCACCGGTTGAACCCAGCCGGCCTGCTCCGCCTCGGCGTCGATGTCGTAGCGCCTTGTCACGTCGAAGAGATAAGAAGCGCTGTCGCGCAGCATGCCGACGAAACGCTCGCCGGCCTCGCCGTGTCTTGCGACAATGTCCTCCGGATCGGGCCGTGACAGCGTCGGGATCACCTGGCCGTTGTTGCGGCCCGAGGCGCCCCAGCCCGGCTCCGCGGCTTCGACGATGGCGACATCGACGCCTGCCTCGCGCAGATGCAGCGCGGTGGAAAGTCCGGTGAAACCGCCGCCGATCACGATCACGTCCGCCTGCTGCGCGCCGGTGAGTTCGGGCAATTCCGGCCCTGCAGGCGTCACAGCCGCCCACAGCGAAGAAGGCCAGCGGACGTTGCTCGTATTCATCGGTATCCTTTCTTGCGGGCAGCAGATCGTTCTGCTTAGCTTAGCCCCCTAACCAGCTCCAGGGAAACAAGAGAGTGGCACTCAAAAACGTCATCGGAATCGATCACGCCGTCATCATGGTGAAAGATCTCGACAAAGCCGCCGAAAACTACAAGCGGCTCGGCTTCACGGTGTCGCCGCGCGGCACCCACAGCGCACATATGGGATCGGGCAATTACACCATCATGTTTGACCCCGACTATATGGAACTGCTCGGCGTGCTGACGCCGACAGAACATAATGCTCCGGCGCGCGCGTATCTCGAAAAGAATGGCGAAGGCATCGAGCGCATCGCGTTCACGGCGGTGGATTCGGCAGAAGGCGCGGAAGAAATTCGCGCGCGCGGCTATCCGCCGATTGGACCGACGGATTTCGAACGACCGGTGACGATGCCCGATGGCACGATATCCGCGGCCAAATTTCGCACCTTCCAATGGCCGACGGCGGAAGCGCCGGGCGGCGTGCGCATCTTTGCCTGCCAGCACAAGACGCGCGAGACGGTGTGGATTCCCGAGCTGATGAAGCACGCCAACGGCGCCAAGCGCCTGAAGCAGGTGCTGATCGTCACCCCGGAGCCGGCAGATGACGCCGCGCAACTCGCGAGCATGATCGATCGTGAGGCAAGGGTCGAACCGGACGGCGTCATTGCGGTCCCCTCGGGCGGCGACCGTGCCGACTTCGTATTCCTGACAAGGACCCAGCTCGGCACACGCTACCCTGACGTCCCGTTGGCGGGACTGCCCGAGCGTGGCGGCGCGGGGCTGGTGATCGCGGCCGATGTCGCAGCGGCGGAGAAGGCGCTGGGTGCGACCGGTGTTCGCAGTGCAGACGGCGTCGTTGTACCGCCGGCCGAGGGCAACGGCACGATGCTGGCGTTCGTGGCCTAGCCGGCAGCGCCGCAGAGGCCGCACCGGGATAACGGGAATGGCGAAGGGCATGATCGAGGCGGATGGCGACGCGGCGGCAAACCGCCGCGGCCGCCCCCGCTCCGCCGAAACGACCAACGCCATCCTGCAAAGTGCCTACACGCTGATGGCGACCACGGGTCTTGCCGCCACCAGCATCGACGCGGTGGCGCGGCATTCCAACGTCTCCAAGATGACCATCTACAAATGGTGGCCTTCGCGGGAGGCGCTGCTGATCGATGCGTTCCTGGATCATGCCTCGCTGATGCTGCCACTGCCGACGTCTGGGACGCCGGCAGACCGCCTGAGAAGTCACGCCGCGGCTTATGCCAAGGCGCTGCAGGGTGAGTTCGGCAAGGTGCAGCTCGCGGTGATCTCCGAATGCATCTCGAAGACCGGATCTGCCGAGATCTTCTTCGAGCGCTATCTCAGGTATCGCAGAGCCGCCTTGGTACAGTTGATTGCCGCCGGCCAGCAGGACGGCAGCGTCGGCGCAGCCGGAGCGCCGGAGGATCTCTACGACGCCATTTATGGCAGCCTGTTCTACCGCTACATCTTCGAAATCAAGCCGATCTCGCCGGCGCAAGCCCGCAATCTCGTCGACACCCTGTTGATGATCAGGCGCCGTTGACGCCCTGCACCTGGTCTCGTCGCTGGCGGCGGAACCAGGCCCAGGTTTCCCGCGTCACCGCCAGATACCCCCGGCCGCGGAACACGATCCGCTGATCGACGATCTCGTTCAGCTTCGGCAGCGCGTGAAACGGGATCGAGGGATAGGCGTGGTGCTCGACATGGTACGGCATGTTCCACGCAAACCACTTCGTGACCATGCCGGTATAGGTGGTGCGGGTGTTCTGGAAGGCGCTGCGCGTCCGATCGCAGCCGGTATGTTCGGCATAGAGATAAGGACGCAGGAATAACTGGCCGACGATCAGCGGAACGATCCAGACCCAGAGCAGCAGCGTCGTATGCAGCACGAGCGAGGCGAGCAGCAGCACGAGATAAGCGACGACATAGAGGCGCGCCTCCCGCACGACGATGTGGCGTTTTCCTTCGGGAATCCAGGGGGCGGTGGCGTTGCCAGTGAAGGCATGACGAAGCATCAGCCCGATCCGGAACGCGACCTGCCGAAGGCCGCTATAGGCGATCGCGAGTTCGGCATCCGTGGCGGGCATCCGGCCGACCAGCAGTTCCGGGTCCCGCTCCGGATCCTGGGTGTAGCGGTGGTGGTCCCAGTGGAACAGACAATAATATTCGTAAGGCAGCCCGATCGCGAATGAAGAGAGATGG belongs to Bradyrhizobium icense and includes:
- a CDS encoding NAD(P)/FAD-dependent oxidoreductase; translated protein: MNTSNVRWPSSLWAAVTPAGPELPELTGAQQADVIVIGGGFTGLSTALHLREAGVDVAIVEAAEPGWGASGRNNGQVIPTLSRPDPEDIVARHGEAGERFVGMLRDSASYLFDVTRRYDIDAEAEQAGWVQPVHSPGRIKIAERRVRQWSKFGAPVELLSREQTRDMLGSDAWFGGFWNKTGGHINPLALARGLARTVLGLGARIYARSPAESFERRNDRWVVKTAKGEISGRALVVASNAYSGEFSKSLVPQIAREVMPVLSWQMATQPLSDNVRNTIIPGRQAMSDTHGELYFARYDARNRLVTGGAVIGPGNKVERIKARVTERLQRLWPQIGEVSFDYVWNGYVGMTTDFLPRIHRLGPNAYGWTGCNGRAVALTMPLGNELAKAVRGVPENELALPFTEPVPIVAHGILRKLAPLMLLVYRRRDAREMA
- a CDS encoding ABC transporter ATP-binding protein; amino-acid sequence: MSEHETILSLDRLTVRLPGGADRAHALSNVSLDIASNEILCVVGESGSGKSMMANAIMRLLPNEVTIDGGRMLFEGRDLCAASVAEMRQVRGAGIAMIFQEPMTALNPLRTIGDQIAEMFSIHTELSKAEIGAKVLALLADVRIPDPKLAAKAYPHELSGGQRQRAMIAMALALDPKLLIADEPTTALDVTTQAQILKLIRDLQQRRRTAVMFITHDFGVVAEIADRVVVMQHGLIVEQGTASDVLHHPQHAYTKQLIAAVPPLNAPPPRALASDNILTISDVSKTYRTGGFLGRGARVTPAVKNVSLNLPRGATLGIVGESGSGKSTLARCIVRLIDPDAGSIVLDGSDWAKMPREEVRRETRHIQMVFQDPFASLNPRRKAAELVAQGPIVHGTPRAKAIADAKELFALVGLDPSAGDRFPHEFSGGQRQRIGLARALALKPDVLVADEPVSALDVSVQAQVLKLLAELRARLGLSIVFITHDLRVAAQICDLVAVMKDGAVVEHGLAAEVFGNPQHPYTRALLDSIPGGEFAREHDTAAV
- a CDS encoding fatty acid desaturase; translated protein: MSTAVTATGEKPLTSAELRALSVRTNLQGMVRAASHYGAIALFGTLIWLTVSTYGLFWAIPLIVVQGYFVAFLFMVVHETAHKTAFRSRAINLVLGHLSSFAIGLPYEYYCLFHWDHHRYTQDPERDPELLVGRMPATDAELAIAYSGLRQVAFRIGLMLRHAFTGNATAPWIPEGKRHIVVREARLYVVAYLVLLLASLVLHTTLLLWVWIVPLIVGQLFLRPYLYAEHTGCDRTRSAFQNTRTTYTGMVTKWFAWNMPYHVEHHAYPSIPFHALPKLNEIVDQRIVFRGRGYLAVTRETWAWFRRQRRDQVQGVNGA
- a CDS encoding TetR/AcrR family transcriptional regulator gives rise to the protein MAKGMIEADGDAAANRRGRPRSAETTNAILQSAYTLMATTGLAATSIDAVARHSNVSKMTIYKWWPSREALLIDAFLDHASLMLPLPTSGTPADRLRSHAAAYAKALQGEFGKVQLAVISECISKTGSAEIFFERYLRYRRAALVQLIAAGQQDGSVGAAGAPEDLYDAIYGSLFYRYIFEIKPISPAQARNLVDTLLMIRRR
- a CDS encoding VOC family protein, whose amino-acid sequence is MALKNVIGIDHAVIMVKDLDKAAENYKRLGFTVSPRGTHSAHMGSGNYTIMFDPDYMELLGVLTPTEHNAPARAYLEKNGEGIERIAFTAVDSAEGAEEIRARGYPPIGPTDFERPVTMPDGTISAAKFRTFQWPTAEAPGGVRIFACQHKTRETVWIPELMKHANGAKRLKQVLIVTPEPADDAAQLASMIDREARVEPDGVIAVPSGGDRADFVFLTRTQLGTRYPDVPLAGLPERGGAGLVIAADVAAAEKALGATGVRSADGVVVPPAEGNGTMLAFVA